From one Sus scrofa isolate TJ Tabasco breed Duroc chromosome 9, Sscrofa11.1, whole genome shotgun sequence genomic stretch:
- the NECTIN1 gene encoding nectin-1 isoform X1, which produces MARMGLAGAAGRWWGLALGLTAFFLPGAHTQVVQVNDSMYGFIGTDVVLHCSFANPLPGVKITQVTWQKATNGSKQNVAIYNPAMGVSVLAPYRERVEFLRPSFTDGTIRLSRLELEDEGVYICEFATFPAGNRESQLNLTVMAKPTNWIEGTQAVLRAKKGKDDKVLVATCTSANGKPPSVVSWETHLKGEAEYQEIRNPNGTVTVISRYRLVPSREDHRQSLACIVNYHMDRFRESLTLNVQYEPEVTIEGFDGNWYLQRMDVKLTCKADANPPATEYHWTTLNGSLPKGVEAQNRTLFFRGPINYSMAGTYICEATNPIGTRSGQVEVNITEFPYTPSPPEHGRRAGQVPTAIIGGVVGSILLVLFVVGGIVVALRRRRHTFKGDYSTKKHVYGNGYSKAGIPQHHPPMAQNLQYPEDSDDEKKAGPLGGSSYEEEEEEEGGGGERKVGGPHPKYDEDAKRPYFTVDEAEARQDGYGDRTLGYQYDPEQLDLAENMVSQNDGSFISKKEWYV; this is translated from the exons GTGCCCACACCCAGGTGGTCCAGGTGAACGACTCCATGTATGGTTTCATCGGCACAGATGTGGTGCTGCACTGCAGCTTCGCCAACCCTCTGCCTGGCGTGAAGATCACCCAGGTCACGTGGCAGAAGGCCACCAATGGCTCCAAGCAGAACGTGGCCATCTACAACCCCGCCATGGGCGTCTCGGTGCTGGCCCCCTACCGGGAGCGTGTGGAGTTCCTGCGACCCTCCTTCACTGACGGCACCATCCGCCTCTCCCGCCTGGAGCTGGAGGACGAGGGCGTCTACATCTGCGAGTTTGCCACCTTCCCTGCAGGCAATCGAGAGAGCCAGCTCAACCTCACTGTGATGG CCAAACCCACCAACTGGATAGAGGGCACCCAGGCGGTGCTTCGAGCCAAGAAAGGGAAGGATGACAAGGTCCTGGTGGCCACCTGCACCTCGGCCAATGGGAAGCCTCCCAGTGTGGTGTCCTGGGAAACGCACCTGAAGGGCGAGGCAGAGTACCAGGAGATCCGGAACCCCAATGGCACAGTGACTGTCATCAGCCGCTACCGCCTGGTGCCCAGCCGGGAAGACCACCGGCAGTCCCTGGCCTGCATCGTCAACTACCACATGGACCGCTTCCGGGAGAGCCTCACCCTCAATGTGCAGT ATGAGCCTGAGGTGACCATCGAGGGGTTTGATGGGAACTGGTACCTGCAGCGAATGGATGTGAAGCTGACGTGCAAAGCTGATGCCAACCCCCCAGCCACCGAGTACCACTGGACCAC GCTGAATGGCTCCCTTCCCAAGGGTGTGGAGGCCCAGAATAGAACGCTCTTCTTCAGGGGACCTATCAACTACAGCATGGCAGGAACCTACATCTGTGAGGCCACCAACCCCATCGGTACCCGCTCGGGCCAGGTGGAGGTCAATATCACAG AGTTCCCCTACACCCCGTCTCCTCCCGAACACGGGCGGCGTGCAGGGCAGGTGCCCACGGCCATCATTGGGGGCGTGGTGGGCAGCATCCTGCTGGTGCTATTTGTGGTCGGCGGGATCGTGGTGGCACTGCGCCGGCGCCGTCACACCTTCAAGGGTGACTACAGCACCAAGAAGCACGTATACGGCAATGGCTACAGCAAGGCGGGCATCCCCCAGCACCACCCGCCCATGGCCCAGAACCTGCAGTACCCCGAGGACTCGGACGACGAGAAGAAAGCCGGTCCCCTGGGTGGAAGCAGCtacgaggaggaagaggaggaggagggcggagGGGGTGAGCGCAAGGTGGGTGGCCCCCACCCCAAATACGACGAGGATGCCAAGCGGCCCTACTTCACCGTGGATGAGGCAGAGGCCCGTCAGGACGGCTACGGGGACCGGACTCTGGGCTACCAGTACGACCCTGAGCAGCTGGACTTGGCCGAGAACATGGTTTCTCAGAACGACGGGTCTTTCATTTCCAAGAAGGAGTGGTACGTGTAG
- the NECTIN1 gene encoding nectin-1 precursor (The RefSeq protein has 1 substitution compared to this genomic sequence; stop codon completed by the addition of 3' A residues to the mRNA) encodes MARMGLAGAAGRWWGLALGLTAFFLPGAHTQVVQVNDSMYGFIGTDVVLHCSFANPLPGVKITQVTWQKATNGSKQNVAIYNPAMGVSVLAPYRERVEFLRPSFTDGTIRLSRLELEDEGVYICEFATFPAGNRESQLNLTVMAKPTNWIEGTQAVLRAKKGKDDKVLVATCTSANGKPPSVVSWETHLKGEAEYQEIRNPNGTVTVISRYRLVPSREDHRQSLACIVNYHMDRFRESLTLNVQYEPEVTIEGFDGNWYLQRMDVKLTCKADANPPATEYHWTTLNGSLPKGVEAQNRTLFFRGPINYSMAGTYICEATNPIGTRSGQVEVNITEFPYTPSPPEHGRRAGQVPTAIIGGVVGSILLVLFVVGGIVVALCRRRHTFKGDYSTKKHVYGNGYSKAGIPQHHPPMAQNLQYPEDSDDEKKAGPLGGSSYEEEEEEEGGGGERKVGGPHPKYDEDAKRPYFTVDEAEARQDGYGDRTLGYQYDPEQLDLAENMVSQNDGSFISKKEWYV; translated from the exons GTGCCCACACCCAGGTGGTCCAGGTGAACGACTCCATGTATGGTTTCATCGGCACAGATGTGGTGCTGCACTGCAGCTTCGCCAACCCTCTGCCTGGCGTGAAGATCACCCAGGTCACGTGGCAGAAGGCCACCAATGGCTCCAAGCAGAACGTGGCCATCTACAACCCCGCCATGGGCGTCTCGGTGCTGGCCCCCTACCGGGAGCGTGTGGAGTTCCTGCGACCCTCCTTCACTGACGGCACCATCCGCCTCTCCCGCCTGGAGCTGGAGGACGAGGGCGTCTACATCTGCGAGTTTGCCACCTTCCCTGCAGGCAATCGAGAGAGCCAGCTCAACCTCACTGTGATGG CCAAACCCACCAACTGGATAGAGGGCACCCAGGCGGTGCTTCGAGCCAAGAAAGGGAAGGATGACAAGGTCCTGGTGGCCACCTGCACCTCGGCCAATGGGAAGCCTCCCAGTGTGGTGTCCTGGGAAACGCACCTGAAGGGCGAGGCAGAGTACCAGGAGATCCGGAACCCCAATGGCACAGTGACTGTCATCAGCCGCTACCGCCTGGTGCCCAGCCGGGAAGACCACCGGCAGTCCCTGGCCTGCATCGTCAACTACCACATGGACCGCTTCCGGGAGAGCCTCACCCTCAATGTGCAGT ATGAGCCTGAGGTGACCATCGAGGGGTTTGATGGGAACTGGTACCTGCAGCGAATGGATGTGAAGCTGACGTGCAAAGCTGATGCCAACCCCCCAGCCACCGAGTACCACTGGACCAC GCTGAATGGCTCCCTTCCCAAGGGTGTGGAGGCCCAGAATAGAACGCTCTTCTTCAGGGGACCTATCAACTACAGCATGGCAGGAACCTACATCTGTGAGGCCACCAACCCCATCGGTACCCGCTCGGGCCAGGTGGAGGTCAATATCACAG AGTTCCCCTACACCCCGTCTCCTCCCGAACACGGGCGGCGTGCAGGGCAGGTGCCCACGGCCATCATTGGGGGCGTGGTGGGCAGCATCCTGCTGGTGCTATTTGTGGTCGGCGGGATCGTGGTGGCACTGCGCCGGCGCCGTCACACCTTCAAGGGTGACTACAGCACCAAGAAGCACGTATACGGCAATGGCTACAGCAAGGCGGGCATCCCCCAGCACCACCCGCCCATGGCCCAGAACCTGCAGTACCCCGAGGACTCGGACGACGAGAAGAAAGCCGGTCCCCTGGGTGGAAGCAGCtacgaggaggaagaggaggaggagggcggagGGGGTGAGCGCAAGGTGGGTGGCCCCCACCCCAAATACGACGAGGATGCCAAGCGGCCCTACTTCACCGTGGATGAGGCAGAGGCCCGTCAGGACGGCTACGGGGACCGGACTCTGGGCTACCAGTACGACCCTGAGCAGCTGGACTTGGCCGAGAACATGGTTTCTCAGAACGACGGGTCTTTCATTTCCAAGAAGGAGTGGTACGTGTA